From the Shewanella amazonensis SB2B genome, one window contains:
- the fkpB gene encoding FKBP-type peptidyl-prolyl cis-trans isomerase, protein MSQKSLLCHMNILLSDGSTADSTKASGKPARLNIGDGSLSPAFEAELGALKVGDSHKFTLQPQDAFGDVNPDAIHHLDRSRFPADMQLEAGVIVSFAGPGGSEIPGIVRDVAGDSVTVDLNHPLAGQAVTFELEVLEEL, encoded by the coding sequence ATGAGCCAAAAGTCGTTGCTGTGCCATATGAATATTCTCTTGTCTGACGGTTCTACCGCCGACAGCACCAAGGCGTCGGGTAAGCCCGCTCGCCTCAATATTGGTGATGGCAGCCTGAGCCCGGCGTTTGAAGCTGAGCTTGGCGCACTGAAGGTCGGTGATTCGCACAAGTTCACCCTGCAGCCACAGGATGCCTTTGGTGATGTGAATCCTGATGCGATTCATCATCTCGATCGCAGCCGCTTCCCTGCCGATATGCAGCTGGAGGCCGGTGTGATTGTCAGTTTTGCAGGCCCCGGTGGCAGCGAAATTCCCGGCATTGTCCGTGATGTGGCTGGCGATTCTGTGACGGTCGATCTGAACCATCCTCTGGCCGGTCAGGCCGTGACCTTCGAGCTGGAAGTGCTGGAGGAGCTCTGA
- the ispH gene encoding 4-hydroxy-3-methylbut-2-enyl diphosphate reductase has translation MNILLANPRGFCAGVDRAISIVERALELFSPPIYVRHEVVHNRYVVQNLKDRGAIFVEELDQVPDNSIVIFSAHGVSQAVRAEAKKRGLKVFDATCPLVTKVHLQVTRASRKGVECILIGHEGHPEVEGTMGQYDNPEGGVYLIESVEDVEALQVKDPENLCFVTQTTLSVDDTLDIIAALQAKFPSIEGPRKDDICYATQNRQDAVRSLATQAKLFIVVGSKNSSNSNRLRELAEKSGAQAYLVDSAADVKAEWFANVDKVAVTAGASAPEVLVKQVIDAITHLAPSVVTEVEGRKEDVVFAVPVELR, from the coding sequence ATGAACATTCTGCTCGCCAATCCACGCGGCTTTTGTGCCGGCGTAGATCGCGCTATCAGCATCGTTGAGCGTGCTCTTGAGCTGTTCTCGCCACCTATATATGTGCGTCACGAAGTGGTGCATAACCGTTATGTGGTGCAAAACCTCAAAGATCGTGGTGCTATCTTTGTTGAAGAGTTGGATCAGGTGCCGGACAACAGCATAGTGATCTTCTCTGCCCACGGGGTGTCGCAGGCGGTGCGGGCCGAGGCCAAAAAGCGTGGTCTGAAGGTATTCGATGCCACCTGCCCATTGGTGACCAAGGTGCACCTGCAGGTAACCCGGGCCAGCCGCAAAGGGGTTGAATGCATCCTGATTGGCCATGAGGGTCATCCGGAAGTTGAAGGTACTATGGGCCAGTACGATAACCCTGAGGGTGGCGTTTATCTGATTGAGTCGGTGGAAGATGTCGAAGCGCTTCAGGTGAAAGACCCGGAAAACCTGTGCTTCGTCACTCAAACTACATTGTCGGTTGACGATACGCTGGACATCATCGCGGCGCTGCAGGCGAAGTTTCCGTCCATTGAGGGGCCACGCAAGGACGATATTTGTTACGCCACTCAAAATCGCCAGGATGCGGTGCGCAGTCTGGCGACTCAGGCCAAGCTCTTTATCGTGGTGGGTTCGAAAAACAGCTCCAACTCCAACCGTTTGCGTGAGCTTGCCGAAAAGTCGGGTGCACAGGCGTACTTGGTCGACAGTGCCGCCGATGTAAAGGCTGAGTGGTTTGCCAATGTAGATAAAGTGGCTGTCACAGCCGGAGCATCAGCACCGGAAGTACTGGTAAAGCAGGTTATCGATGCAATTACCCATCTCGCGCCCAGTGTGGTAACCGAGGTAGAGGGTCGTAAGGAAGACGTAGTTTTCGCCGTTCCGGTTGAACTCAGGTGA
- the pilV gene encoding type IV pilus modification protein PilV, with amino-acid sequence MKKYGKGFSLIEVMVALIILVIGLIGIFNLHIVSKRGSFESFQQTQASYYANDIINRMKLNPTQIANYAGTYSGTPSSVSKQCQGASICSSSEMVAWDLYEWQTQFNGAAEIVGTQNVGGLDTPSACILVNGNNVLVTMAWKGIRETSIDSNASDCGSTTANRRLYSVQTVI; translated from the coding sequence ATGAAAAAGTATGGGAAAGGATTTTCCTTAATCGAAGTGATGGTCGCACTGATAATACTGGTGATCGGCCTTATTGGCATTTTCAATCTGCATATCGTCTCGAAGCGAGGGAGTTTCGAGTCATTTCAGCAGACCCAGGCTTCATACTACGCCAACGATATCATCAATCGAATGAAGCTGAACCCGACCCAAATAGCTAACTATGCAGGAACCTATAGCGGAACGCCAAGTTCCGTTAGTAAACAGTGTCAAGGTGCTTCCATTTGCTCATCTTCGGAGATGGTTGCCTGGGACTTGTATGAATGGCAAACACAATTCAATGGCGCTGCAGAGATAGTTGGAACTCAGAATGTGGGTGGGCTGGATACACCTTCGGCGTGTATTCTGGTAAATGGGAATAACGTTTTGGTTACTATGGCGTGGAAAGGAATTCGAGAAACATCAATTGATTCAAATGCTTCTGATTGTGGTTCAACAACCGCTAATCGACGACTCTATTCAGTCCAAACGGTGATTTGA
- a CDS encoding PilW family protein, translating to MKVLIMRSQSGMSLVELMVALVISLFLSAGIFTMFSMSASNVTTTSQFNQLQENGRIALAIMERDLSQLAFMGDMTGTDFIVGSNTTISSAAVPNDCVGGGVNNATLPNGTTSHFRRIWGYEAGVSGDVFACLSGVKAKTDVLQIKRLVGPNTLTPNVASSHYVATTSSEAIFFTGNQPTPTLTNSRFWEYQHHIYYVKDDGAVPVLRRRTLTVANGMNNEEQLVEGIENLRVLYGVDDDGDDIPNRYVPVGSVDTVMWDNQSFQRIVALKLFLLVRAVEKDASYKNETQYQLGDKTIAAPQDNYRRKVMSTTVMLENPVLIRS from the coding sequence ATGAAGGTTCTAATTATGCGCAGTCAGTCAGGGATGTCTCTCGTTGAGTTGATGGTAGCACTGGTGATTAGCTTGTTTTTGTCTGCTGGCATTTTCACTATGTTCAGCATGTCAGCTTCGAATGTGACAACCACAAGTCAGTTTAATCAATTGCAAGAAAACGGTCGCATCGCCTTGGCGATTATGGAGAGGGACCTTAGTCAGTTGGCTTTTATGGGTGATATGACCGGAACGGATTTTATTGTAGGAAGTAACACAACCATATCATCTGCCGCAGTGCCCAATGATTGTGTCGGTGGTGGAGTTAATAACGCCACGCTTCCCAATGGAACCACATCACATTTTAGGCGGATTTGGGGCTACGAAGCCGGTGTAAGTGGCGATGTTTTTGCGTGCCTTTCTGGGGTAAAAGCAAAAACGGATGTACTGCAGATCAAGCGTTTGGTTGGGCCTAACACGCTAACGCCCAATGTTGCATCTAGTCACTATGTTGCAACCACATCAAGCGAAGCTATTTTTTTTACGGGTAACCAGCCTACTCCAACACTGACTAACAGTCGATTTTGGGAGTATCAGCACCATATCTATTATGTAAAAGATGATGGCGCTGTTCCCGTTTTAAGGAGAAGAACGCTTACTGTTGCAAATGGAATGAACAACGAAGAGCAGCTCGTAGAAGGTATTGAGAATCTACGAGTTTTATATGGTGTTGATGATGATGGTGATGACATCCCTAATCGATATGTTCCAGTGGGTAGTGTCGATACTGTCATGTGGGATAACCAATCATTTCAGCGGATTGTGGCACTAAAACTGTTTTTGCTTGTCCGTGCGGTTGAGAAAGACGCTAGCTATAAAAATGAGACCCAGTATCAGTTGGGTGATAAAACTATTGCAGCACCACAAGACAACTATAGACGTAAGGTCATGTCAACCACAGTGATGCTTGAAAATCCTGTGTTGATTAGGAGTTAA
- a CDS encoding pilus assembly PilX family protein — protein MNKQKGIVLFFALIVLIIMTVIGVALAVNSTQSLRMAGAGAERIEAKALADGGVAAVLLNKTPAFLATMTAIDSANSYSGGAQVLTPLPLVDDGTGNLVVQPKNVSCQRSAAASGTDLFKCRRIEISSQVNFGRDNLGQVIVVTGIEQEVLSGSGS, from the coding sequence ATGAATAAGCAAAAAGGAATAGTGCTATTTTTTGCTTTAATCGTTTTGATCATTATGACGGTTATTGGCGTCGCATTAGCTGTAAATTCTACTCAGTCTCTGAGAATGGCAGGGGCTGGTGCCGAGCGCATAGAGGCCAAAGCGTTAGCGGATGGTGGGGTTGCTGCTGTACTTCTAAATAAAACTCCAGCCTTTTTGGCCACGATGACAGCAATTGATAGTGCAAACTCGTATTCAGGTGGGGCACAAGTGCTAACACCACTACCTTTGGTGGATGACGGCACCGGCAACTTGGTGGTTCAACCTAAAAATGTGTCGTGCCAAAGAAGTGCAGCAGCCAGTGGCACTGACTTGTTTAAATGCCGCCGCATTGAAATCTCGAGCCAGGTGAATTTTGGCCGAGATAATTTAGGCCAGGTTATCGTTGTAACAGGTATTGAGCAGGAAGTGCTCAGCGGGAGCGGATCATGA
- a CDS encoding pilus assembly protein, translating to MKFNQILFAGLVTASVLPAQSFADDTDLYLNPAANNVRPQVLIIFDNSGSMDTIVDGVAGGYDPNYTQEDGTLGYPAVGSSNSYQGRMIYFTVGTGMDESSLPVPDSPSESRRFNDFLNGCKAARDALNQYGRFTGYIREFITKGKGNGTWQPIKENSGAERNNPIDCWEDIESEYNSNNDDGSDYKTGYPVGFPRDGDVNNPWGSDLDSAKNLNWNNGELVTLYTDNYLRWYTLYKNGSLPVPPDGEGLTRLEIAKSAISGVISSIPSVDFGLAIYNLNFPDEGDSDGGRIVAGIRQRTAAEKDTMLSTISNLPAQTNTPLCETLFEAYRYFSGGPITFGHADADYNGKDIKYSSNKPMYDASIENGANYITPLSECNKVAHIIYITDGAPVLDESANDYIKELGGEPYEYKAASGDQEAKVSYLPALAEYMFANDLLPDVENKQRVVTHTIGFSLGEDSEAEPLLVETASRSYLMTSEGKKVFGTYRSADDVAGLQEAISNIIDSIPQTGQRFSAPGVAFSNADPTRTLDSAYYALFRPQQSPKWAGNLKKLKVNSSGTLVDSTGKPAIDSSGGIAESSCSLWSNCTGGNDGNDVVLGGAARTIVPDSRIIWSDIDSSEDMDKRKLTVQNASSYVGGDDALATYLGLPKLDVDSELKDTFDWIYGKNVDRDSEGALTSEDFAGVRGDIMGDPLHSQPLAIDYGGDGSNVRIFVGTNHGALHAFRDSGSSVSESWAFMPFQLLPNLATIRRDSYLAGHSVYGIDGSPVAHIERNASGLIMKAWLFVGLRRGGQSYYAINITEPDSPKLMWHISNSTSEFSNMGQTWSTPVVTKIPGSEKPVVIFGGGYNQGYDSGDGSNSVGRMVYLVDAESGSLLYSFGANGNTVLTGIEDSIVGSIATLDSNSDGYTDRLYAADLGGNVWRMDLPSADKSTWSGFKFAELGGNLPSTDRRFFYEPSVAQTYFTNTTEVTVTDESGTTTTVAYQNVPYDAVTLGSGNRADPLSLNAEDMFFVLQDRNVVSQQFGDGATAIPSPITFGNLYDVTSAAPSTEAENITFGTKLGWYYNFAVTGEKSLSPSVIIKGKVYFTSFIPTQPAAGQNVCSVSSVGRLYTLDLHKGSRYNEAYIIDVCDNCIPQPPKIITPPPCDTGEECSPDEILNPPPPVLIIGKGKCDENGENCSGTVDLESGLTTNKIYYHIDE from the coding sequence ATGAAGTTTAATCAAATTCTATTTGCTGGCCTAGTTACAGCATCGGTTTTGCCAGCGCAATCTTTTGCGGATGATACAGATCTCTATCTCAATCCTGCAGCAAACAATGTGCGTCCCCAAGTGCTTATTATTTTTGATAACTCCGGCAGTATGGATACCATAGTCGATGGTGTTGCGGGTGGTTACGACCCTAATTATACACAAGAAGATGGAACTCTTGGTTACCCTGCCGTAGGAAGTTCAAATTCTTATCAGGGTAGAATGATTTATTTTACCGTTGGAACCGGTATGGATGAATCTTCATTACCCGTGCCCGACAGTCCTTCAGAGTCTAGGCGTTTTAATGATTTTTTGAATGGCTGTAAAGCTGCGAGGGATGCGCTGAATCAGTATGGTCGTTTCACCGGTTACATCAGAGAGTTTATTACGAAAGGCAAGGGTAATGGAACTTGGCAACCTATTAAGGAAAATAGCGGTGCAGAACGAAATAATCCAATTGATTGCTGGGAAGATATAGAATCAGAATACAATAGTAATAATGATGATGGAAGCGATTATAAAACTGGCTATCCGGTCGGATTCCCCCGTGACGGAGATGTGAATAATCCATGGGGTAGTGATCTGGATAGTGCGAAAAATCTAAACTGGAATAATGGTGAGTTAGTAACGCTTTATACCGATAATTATTTGCGTTGGTATACATTGTATAAGAATGGTTCACTGCCAGTCCCCCCTGACGGGGAAGGGCTGACTAGGTTGGAAATAGCTAAGTCTGCAATATCGGGTGTTATAAGCTCTATTCCTTCAGTGGATTTTGGTTTGGCTATTTATAATCTGAATTTCCCTGATGAAGGTGACAGTGATGGTGGACGTATTGTCGCGGGTATCCGACAGAGAACCGCTGCCGAGAAAGATACGATGCTTAGCACTATTAGCAACCTACCTGCGCAAACAAATACACCACTTTGTGAAACCTTATTTGAGGCCTATAGATATTTTTCTGGTGGCCCGATTACATTTGGTCATGCTGATGCTGACTACAACGGCAAGGATATTAAGTATTCCTCTAATAAGCCAATGTATGATGCGAGTATAGAAAATGGTGCTAACTATATTACGCCATTGTCTGAGTGTAATAAGGTGGCTCACATTATTTATATTACAGATGGCGCACCAGTTTTAGATGAAAGTGCAAATGATTATATTAAGGAATTAGGTGGGGAGCCGTATGAATATAAAGCGGCAAGTGGCGATCAGGAAGCGAAGGTAAGTTACCTTCCCGCATTGGCAGAATATATGTTTGCCAACGATTTATTGCCTGATGTAGAGAATAAACAACGCGTGGTAACTCATACGATAGGCTTTAGTTTGGGCGAAGACTCAGAGGCAGAACCATTGCTCGTAGAAACCGCCTCACGTTCTTATTTAATGACGTCTGAAGGAAAGAAGGTTTTTGGAACCTACAGAAGTGCAGATGACGTAGCGGGACTTCAAGAGGCTATCAGTAATATTATCGATTCGATTCCGCAGACTGGGCAACGCTTTTCAGCGCCCGGTGTCGCTTTTAGTAACGCAGATCCTACTAGAACTCTAGATTCAGCTTACTATGCGCTATTTCGTCCTCAGCAAAGTCCCAAATGGGCCGGTAATCTGAAAAAACTTAAAGTTAATTCATCTGGAACTTTAGTTGATTCTACAGGCAAACCTGCAATTGACAGTTCAGGTGGTATTGCCGAAAGTTCTTGCAGTTTATGGAGTAACTGTACAGGGGGCAATGACGGGAATGACGTCGTATTAGGAGGGGCTGCCCGCACGATAGTTCCTGATAGTAGAATCATCTGGAGCGATATCGATAGCAGTGAAGATATGGATAAGCGGAAGCTTACTGTCCAAAACGCTTCAAGTTACGTAGGTGGTGATGACGCACTAGCGACATACCTAGGTTTGCCTAAATTAGATGTTGATTCAGAGTTAAAAGACACCTTCGATTGGATATATGGAAAGAATGTAGATAGAGATTCTGAAGGCGCGTTGACCTCTGAAGATTTCGCCGGTGTAAGGGGCGATATCATGGGTGATCCGCTTCACTCTCAACCTTTGGCTATCGATTACGGCGGTGATGGTTCGAACGTTCGCATTTTTGTTGGTACGAATCATGGCGCATTGCACGCATTCAGAGACTCAGGCTCTTCAGTCAGCGAGAGCTGGGCGTTTATGCCTTTTCAGCTTCTTCCCAACTTGGCAACTATTCGTCGAGATAGCTATTTAGCTGGCCATAGTGTCTATGGGATTGATGGTTCACCTGTCGCTCATATTGAACGTAATGCTTCTGGTTTGATCATGAAAGCTTGGTTGTTTGTCGGATTACGTCGAGGGGGGCAGTCCTATTACGCCATTAATATTACCGAACCAGACTCGCCAAAGCTTATGTGGCATATATCCAACAGCACCAGTGAATTCAGCAACATGGGACAAACTTGGTCTACTCCGGTGGTCACCAAAATACCAGGCTCTGAGAAGCCAGTGGTGATTTTTGGTGGTGGATACAACCAAGGTTATGACTCCGGTGATGGTTCAAATTCTGTTGGCAGAATGGTTTATCTTGTAGATGCCGAGTCAGGTAGCTTACTGTATAGTTTCGGTGCCAATGGAAATACTGTACTTACAGGTATCGAAGACTCTATAGTTGGGTCTATTGCAACCTTGGATAGTAATAGTGACGGCTACACTGACCGGCTTTATGCGGCTGATTTGGGCGGCAATGTGTGGCGAATGGATTTGCCTTCTGCGGATAAGAGCACATGGAGTGGATTTAAGTTTGCAGAGTTAGGAGGAAACCTGCCCTCGACCGATCGTAGGTTCTTCTACGAGCCAAGTGTAGCGCAAACGTATTTTACAAATACCACTGAAGTAACTGTCACTGACGAGTCAGGTACCACAACTACGGTAGCGTATCAAAATGTTCCTTATGATGCGGTTACATTGGGATCAGGAAATCGCGCGGATCCTTTGAGTTTAAACGCAGAGGATATGTTTTTTGTATTACAGGATAGAAACGTAGTTTCTCAACAGTTTGGTGATGGTGCTACTGCCATTCCATCTCCAATAACCTTTGGCAATCTTTATGACGTGACTTCGGCGGCACCTTCAACAGAGGCTGAAAACATTACATTTGGGACAAAGCTGGGCTGGTATTATAATTTTGCGGTTACTGGCGAAAAAAGCCTATCCCCGTCTGTCATTATAAAAGGAAAAGTCTACTTTACATCCTTTATTCCGACCCAGCCTGCGGCAGGTCAGAATGTTTGCAGTGTGTCTTCAGTTGGACGTTTATATACCTTGGATTTACACAAAGGATCACGTTATAACGAGGCGTATATTATAGATGTTTGCGATAACTGTATCCCACAGCCGCCAAAAATCATCACCCCGCCACCTTGTGATACTGGCGAAGAGTGTTCGCCAGATGAGATATTAAATCCACCACCGCCTGTGCTGATAATAGGTAAAGGAAAATGTGATGAGAATGGAGAGAATTGCAGCGGGACTGTGGATTTGGAGTCAGGTTTGACCACGAATAAGATTTATTACCACATTGATGAGTAG
- a CDS encoding type IV pilin protein has protein sequence MNNSRKLGFTLIELMITVAIASILAAIAYPSYVNYVTKSGRSEGVAAVMRVANLQEQYYLDNRAYATDMTKLGLSASPFVTENGYYSVASAGTSSFTITATAAGTQASRDSTCGTITLTSAGVKGPSAECWK, from the coding sequence ATGAATAATAGTAGAAAATTGGGTTTTACGTTGATTGAGTTAATGATAACGGTTGCTATTGCTTCTATATTGGCGGCAATAGCGTATCCTTCATATGTTAACTATGTGACTAAAAGTGGTCGCTCTGAAGGTGTGGCAGCTGTTATGCGTGTTGCGAATTTGCAGGAGCAGTATTATTTAGATAATCGTGCTTATGCGACCGATATGACGAAGTTAGGATTAAGTGCAAGTCCATTTGTTACAGAGAATGGTTATTATAGTGTGGCTTCGGCTGGGACGAGCTCTTTCACTATTACGGCAACTGCAGCAGGGACACAGGCGAGTAGAGATTCGACATGCGGTACCATTACACTGACCTCGGCTGGTGTTAAGGGGCCCTCAGCGGAGTGTTGGAAATGA
- a CDS encoding TapY2 family type IVa secretion system protein, which yields MNKIIASVLLAVSLSCITGTTYAAKQDYKCFVQSLPKGERVIFYRWNEKDVQRRVASLPGTQLTDSKGKKYYIKSVEECVPLNKAFSSVKAQNIDKHTLR from the coding sequence ATGAATAAGATTATAGCGTCTGTATTATTGGCGGTATCCTTGTCTTGTATTACAGGTACAACTTATGCTGCCAAACAGGATTATAAGTGTTTTGTTCAGAGTCTGCCGAAAGGCGAACGAGTAATATTTTACCGTTGGAATGAGAAAGATGTGCAACGGAGAGTTGCAAGCTTACCTGGAACTCAGCTGACAGATAGTAAAGGAAAGAAGTATTACATTAAGAGTGTCGAAGAGTGCGTTCCATTAAATAAAGCATTCTCGAGTGTGAAAGCTCAAAATATAGATAAACATACTTTGCGATAG
- a CDS encoding GspH/FimT family pseudopilin gives MHKKKQGFTLVELMVTIAVAAILLTIGVPSLTSVYEQVRVDNNVKKIHDLFAFARNQAVSYGATVKICSFASATTCGTSTDWSKGIRVYITDASNTDHELRAIDSFNGLDKVKASAVSMTFSADGLASGGTVTYCPNGKASDSQTVLISTSGLVSYGANGNDC, from the coding sequence ATGCATAAGAAAAAGCAAGGATTTACATTAGTCGAGCTCATGGTCACCATTGCCGTGGCAGCAATACTGCTAACTATTGGTGTACCATCGTTAACATCAGTCTATGAGCAAGTGCGAGTAGATAACAATGTTAAGAAGATTCATGACCTGTTTGCTTTCGCGCGAAACCAAGCTGTGAGCTATGGCGCTACAGTTAAGATCTGCTCTTTTGCTTCTGCAACTACATGTGGAACATCAACAGATTGGAGCAAAGGTATAAGAGTTTATATTACTGATGCCAGCAACACCGATCACGAATTAAGAGCTATAGACAGTTTTAATGGGCTGGACAAAGTTAAGGCATCTGCCGTTTCAATGACCTTTTCCGCTGATGGGCTCGCGTCTGGAGGCACAGTAACATATTGCCCGAATGGCAAAGCCAGCGATTCACAGACAGTTCTTATAAGCACTAGTGGACTGGTGTCTTATGGAGCAAACGGCAACGATTGTTAA
- a CDS encoding GspH/FimT family pseudopilin: MKHPHGFTLIELMITIAIATILLSIGLPQLTELHQANRADSAIKVIQQTLQYARNTAISYGLRVTVCPLKDNQCTNDWHQGLTVFTDSGVSNQLDGNDILLMQTGSFDSNDFMFYNRSAARFLPDGLASGSNGTFKYCPGSADSPYSKAVIINQAGRVRFSTDKNINCTQ, encoded by the coding sequence ATGAAACATCCGCACGGATTTACGCTCATAGAGCTAATGATAACAATCGCGATTGCAACCATATTGCTTTCTATCGGGCTCCCTCAACTTACTGAGTTACATCAAGCTAACAGGGCAGATTCCGCGATAAAAGTCATTCAACAAACCTTGCAATACGCCAGAAATACAGCCATCAGCTATGGGCTTCGCGTGACAGTATGCCCTCTGAAGGATAACCAATGCACGAATGACTGGCACCAAGGTCTGACAGTATTCACCGACTCCGGCGTTAGTAATCAGTTAGATGGCAATGACATATTACTGATGCAAACAGGCTCTTTTGATAGCAATGACTTTATGTTCTATAACCGCTCAGCTGCACGCTTTCTGCCTGATGGTCTTGCTTCGGGCAGCAACGGAACGTTCAAGTACTGCCCAGGCTCAGCAGACAGCCCTTATTCCAAAGCCGTTATAATTAATCAAGCAGGCAGAGTACGCTTCTCGACAGATAAAAATATCAATTGCACTCAATAA
- the glnB gene encoding nitrogen regulatory protein P-II encodes MKKVEAIIKPFKLDDVREALAEIGITGMTVSEVKGFGRQKGHTELYRGAEYMVDFLPKVKIELVIQDELLDQALDVIVDTARTGKIGDGKIFVTDVERVIRIRTGEENEEAV; translated from the coding sequence ATGAAAAAAGTCGAAGCCATAATCAAGCCTTTTAAGCTGGATGATGTGCGTGAAGCGCTGGCTGAAATTGGCATAACCGGTATGACAGTCTCTGAAGTGAAAGGCTTTGGTCGTCAGAAGGGACACACCGAGTTATACCGAGGTGCAGAGTATATGGTCGACTTTCTGCCCAAGGTAAAGATTGAGCTTGTTATTCAGGATGAGCTTTTAGACCAAGCGCTTGATGTGATAGTTGACACAGCTCGCACAGGCAAGATTGGCGACGGTAAGATTTTCGTCACTGACGTCGAGCGGGTCATCCGGATCCGTACTGGCGAAGAAAACGAAGAAGCTGTTTAA
- a CDS encoding NAD(P)/FAD-dependent oxidoreductase, whose translation MGTKRIVIVGGGAGGLALASKLGRKLGLKSKADILLIDRSPIHIWKPKLHEVAVGAIDQSIEGLLYRDHGLKNGYRYQRGSLEALDPDAKTIQLSALYNERQELLMGPRTIEYDYLVLALGGVSNSFNTPGAESHCIFLDNLQNAEQFHRQLLDGLMLLDETQSRLSIGIVGAGATGVELAAELHHVVESVREFGYQNISKQHLDIHLIEAAPKILPQLPDRVSGRAQAVLDKIGIHLHLGVQVKEVTKEGFTTQDGNLIRADIRVWAAGVKGPNVFSDLSKLPITPRNQVEVDACMRVKGHTDIYALGDCAQLILADGKPVPPRAQAASQMAETLYHNILNRLAGQAEAPFEYRDYGSLVSLSRFSAVGNLMGNLRRGDFFIEGHVARFMYLSLYHRHLSSLFGWFSALVYRLAQKLLRWQRPKLKLH comes from the coding sequence GTGGGCACAAAGCGAATAGTCATAGTTGGCGGTGGTGCGGGTGGGCTTGCGTTGGCCTCAAAATTGGGGCGAAAGCTGGGCCTGAAAAGCAAAGCCGACATTTTGCTCATAGATAGAAGCCCAATTCATATCTGGAAACCTAAGCTGCACGAAGTAGCAGTCGGGGCCATAGACCAATCGATTGAAGGGTTGCTTTATCGCGATCATGGTTTAAAAAACGGCTACCGCTATCAGCGCGGCTCGTTGGAAGCGCTGGACCCGGATGCAAAAACCATCCAACTGTCAGCGCTTTACAATGAGCGGCAAGAACTGCTGATGGGGCCCCGTACCATAGAGTATGACTATCTGGTGCTCGCGCTTGGCGGTGTGTCCAACAGTTTCAATACCCCTGGCGCCGAATCTCACTGTATTTTTCTCGATAACCTGCAGAATGCTGAGCAATTTCACCGGCAATTGCTTGATGGACTGATGCTGCTGGATGAAACCCAATCACGTTTGAGCATTGGTATCGTTGGGGCTGGAGCGACGGGAGTTGAGCTTGCTGCTGAACTCCATCACGTTGTTGAATCGGTCAGAGAATTTGGCTATCAGAATATTTCCAAGCAGCACCTGGATATACATCTTATCGAAGCCGCACCTAAAATTTTGCCACAGCTACCCGATAGGGTCAGTGGCCGCGCGCAGGCAGTCCTCGATAAAATAGGCATTCACCTACATCTTGGCGTGCAGGTTAAGGAAGTGACGAAAGAAGGTTTTACCACCCAGGATGGTAACCTTATCAGGGCGGATATCAGGGTTTGGGCCGCAGGCGTTAAAGGCCCGAATGTGTTTTCAGACCTCAGCAAGTTACCCATCACCCCCAGAAATCAAGTGGAGGTGGATGCCTGTATGCGGGTCAAAGGGCACACAGATATTTATGCTTTGGGTGACTGCGCCCAGCTGATACTGGCTGATGGGAAGCCCGTGCCTCCCAGAGCACAGGCGGCGTCGCAAATGGCTGAAACTTTATATCACAACATCCTAAACCGCCTGGCAGGGCAGGCTGAAGCGCCATTCGAATATCGCGATTACGGTTCTCTGGTATCACTCAGTCGCTTCTCTGCTGTAGGCAATTTGATGGGGAATTTAAGACGAGGTGATTTTTTTATTGAGGGGCACGTGGCTCGCTTTATGTACCTATCCCTCTATCATCGACATCTTTCCAGTCTATTTGGCTGGTTTTCGGCGCTGGTGTATCGCTTGGCGCAAAAGCTGCTGCGATGGCAGCGCCCCAAGCTTAAGTTGCATTGA